The Archocentrus centrarchus isolate MPI-CPG fArcCen1 chromosome 18 unlocalized genomic scaffold, fArcCen1 scaffold_23_ctg1, whole genome shotgun sequence genome contains a region encoding:
- the LOC115775212 gene encoding E3 ubiquitin-protein ligase TRIM39-like, with protein sequence MASCSVPLSEVQFQCCICQDVFSEPVSIPCGHSFCFTCITTHWDDGRAISCPKCHTVFEGCPELCENSFAKEMSEQIRARRQNGVIAVAKKLIHCDVCVGRQTKALKSCLMCLTSYCELHLEPHLRVATLKSHKLIEPVAMLENRMCKKHQRLLELFCRSDQRCVCVLCTETDHRCHNTVPVERESQDKKAQMKRIEDDLQQMIQDRLQKVEEIKQCMELSKVNSKRDIEESVQVFSILIRTMERSQAELVEMLQRRQAAAEQRAESLIAELELEITELQRRRNEMEQLFHTDDHLHLLQRFPALSSLPSAKSCSEIIVHSDTCLGTLRRAVFSIEQHLQSELKKLSVQEHEKIQQYAVDVQLDPRTANPWLVLSEDGRQVWDGNAEQKVADTPERFDTAPCVLALRGFTTGRHYWEVEVGDKTAWDLGVAKSSVNRKGLVTLCPEDGYWTICLRNGSEYRACAGQAELLCLSQRPRVVGVFLDYEDGRVLFCDAETQSHIYSFTRVSFTEAIFPFFNPDMSDNGSNKSPLIIRHVSGIYEGGDLEDITI encoded by the exons ATGGCTTCCTGCAGCGTTCCTCTGTCAGAGGTGCAGTTTCAGTGCTGCATCTGTCAGGATGTTTTCTCAGAGCCCGTCTCCATCCCCTGCGGTCACAGCTTCTGTTTCACCTGCATCACAACACACTGGGACGATGGCCGTGCAATCAGCTGCCCCAAATGCCATACAGTCTTTGAAGGCTGCCCCGAGCTTTGCGAAAACTCTTTTGCGAAGGAAATGTCAGAGCAGATCAGAGCGAGAAGGCAGAATGGTGTGATCGCAGTGGCGAAAAAACTCATACACTGTGACGTGTGTGTAGGAAGGCAAACTAAGGCCCTGAAATCCTGCCTCATGTGTTTGACCTCGTACTGTGAGCTTCACCTGGAGCCTCACCTGAGAGTCGCCACCTTGAAGAGTCACAAGCTGATTGAACCCGTGGCAATGCTGGAGAACAGGATGTGCAAAAAGCACCAGAGGCTCTTGGAGCTGTTCTGCCGAAGTGACcagaggtgtgtttgtgtgctgtgcaCCGAGACCGACCACCGCTGCCACAACACGGTCCCGGTGGAACGAGAAAGCCAAGACAAGAAG GCTCAGATGAAGAGGATTGAGGATGATCTTCAGCAAATGATCCAGGATAGACTGCAGAAAGTGGAGGAGATTAAACAATGCATGGAGCTCAGCAAA GTAAATTCAAAGAGAGACATAGAGGAAAGTGTACAGGTTTTCTCCATTCTGATTCGTACAATGGAGAGAAGTCAAGCTGAGCTGGTGGAGATGCTCCAGAGGAGgcaggcagcagcagagcagcggGCGGAGAGTCTCATTGCAGAGCTGGAGCTGGAAATCACTGAACTACAGCGGAGAAGAAATGAAATGGAGCAGCTTTTTCACACAGACGACCACCTCCATCTCTTACAG AGGTTTCCAGCTCTGAGTTCTCTCCCATCTGCCAAATCCTGCTCTGAAATCATTGTCCATTCAGACACTTGTTTGGGGACATTGAGGAGAGCAGTGTTCAGCATTGAGCAGCACCTACAATCAGAACTGAAAAAGCTTTCAGTTCAAG AGCATGAGAAGATTCAGCAGTATGCAG TTGATGTTCAGCTGGACCCCAGGACAGCCAACCCTTGGCTGGTTTTATCAGAGGATGGGAGGCAGGTCTGGGATGGAAACGCTGAACAAAAGGTGGCTGACACACCAGAGCGTTTTGACACGGCACCATGTGTCCTCGCCCTCAGG GGTTTCACCACAGGAAGGCACTACTGGGAGGTGGAAGTAGGAGACAAGACAGCGTGGGATCTGGGTGTAGCTAAATCATCAGTCAACAGAAAGGGTTTAGTCACACTGTGTCCAGAAGATGGTTACTGGACAATCTGTCTGAGGAATGGCAGCGAGTACCGGGCGTGTGCCGGACAGGCAGAGCTGCTGTGCCTCTCTCAGAGACCACGGGTTGTTGGGGTGTTTTTGGACTATGAGGACGGCAGGGTGTTATTCTGTGATGCAGAGACGCAGTCACACATCTACTCCTTTACACGCGTCTCATTCACTGAGGccattttccccttttttaaCCCAGATATGAGTGACAATGGCAGCAATAAATCACCACTTATCATCCGCCATGTCAGTGGAATCTATGAAGGTGGGGATTTAGAGGACATTACTATATga